From one Streptomyces sp. Q6 genomic stretch:
- the yidC gene encoding membrane protein insertase YidC — protein sequence MDTIAGFFSFITTPVSWVIVQFHSMYGKIFGPDTGWAWGLSIVSLVILIRICLIPLFVKQIKSTRAMQTLQPEMKKIQERYKNDKQRQSEEMMKLYKETGTNPLSSCLPILAQSPFFFALYHVLNGIATGQTIGVIDDDLLESARKAHIFGAPLAAKFTDSADKVASLGATLTDVRVVTAIMIVLMSASQFFTQRQLMTKNVDTTVKTPFMQQQKMLMYVFPVMFAVFGINFPVGVLVYWLTTNVWTMGQQMYVIRNNPTPGSKAQAAYLERLLKHTTHAEKIRLRRDRNVVKAIVAKGRDRNEFERKFINGLTKAGLAAQADGAVVKSTAATAVLDEDGVPTTTGTGAPKRQQPKRQSKSQRQSGATAQGSAKDDSEPSSDKPSLVKKDEPQDAKPQDKQSGGAKPAGGSQQRSKAKSGQRKGGPQRPKSPSKK from the coding sequence GTGGACACGATTGCCGGTTTTTTTAGTTTCATCACGACGCCAGTTTCTTGGGTCATCGTCCAGTTCCACTCGATGTACGGGAAGATCTTCGGTCCCGACACGGGCTGGGCCTGGGGTCTGTCCATCGTGTCCCTGGTGATCCTGATCCGGATCTGCCTGATCCCGCTCTTCGTGAAGCAGATCAAGTCGACTCGGGCGATGCAGACGCTGCAGCCCGAGATGAAGAAGATCCAGGAGCGCTACAAGAACGACAAGCAGCGCCAGTCCGAAGAGATGATGAAGCTGTACAAGGAGACGGGTACCAACCCGCTCTCCTCGTGCCTTCCCATCCTGGCGCAGTCGCCGTTCTTCTTCGCGCTGTACCACGTGCTCAACGGCATCGCGACGGGCCAGACGATCGGCGTCATCGATGACGATCTGCTGGAGAGCGCGCGTAAGGCGCACATCTTCGGCGCCCCGCTGGCCGCGAAGTTCACGGACAGCGCCGACAAGGTCGCTTCGCTCGGCGCGACGCTGACCGACGTCCGCGTCGTCACGGCGATCATGATCGTCCTGATGTCGGCGTCGCAGTTCTTCACGCAGCGCCAGCTGATGACGAAGAACGTCGACACCACGGTGAAGACCCCGTTCATGCAGCAGCAGAAGATGCTGATGTACGTCTTCCCCGTCATGTTCGCCGTCTTCGGTATCAACTTCCCGGTCGGTGTCCTCGTCTACTGGCTGACCACCAACGTGTGGACCATGGGCCAGCAGATGTACGTGATCCGCAACAACCCGACGCCGGGTTCCAAGGCGCAGGCCGCGTACCTGGAGCGTCTGCTCAAGCACACGACGCACGCCGAGAAGATCCGTCTGCGCCGCGACCGCAACGTCGTGAAGGCGATCGTGGCCAAGGGCCGTGACCGCAACGAGTTCGAGCGCAAGTTCATCAACGGCCTCACCAAGGCCGGGCTCGCCGCTCAGGCCGACGGTGCTGTGGTGAAGAGCACGGCGGCGACCGCGGTCCTGGACGAGGACGGCGTGCCGACGACGACCGGTACCGGCGCTCCGAAGCGCCAGCAGCCCAAGCGTCAGTCCAAGTCGCAGCGTCAGTCCGGGGCCACCGCGCAGGGTTCGGCGAAGGACGACTCCGAGCCTTCTTCGGACAAGCCGTCGCTGGTGAAGAAGGATGAGCCGCAGGACGCCAAGCCGCAGGACAAGCAGTCCGGGGGCGCCAAGCCCGCCGGTGGCTCGCAGCAGCGCAGCAAGGCCAAGTCCGGGCAGCGCAAGGGCGGCCCGCAGCGGCCGAAGTCCCCGTCCAAGAAGTAA
- the yidD gene encoding membrane protein insertion efficiency factor YidD, with product MKYPLLALIKIYQWTISPLLGPVCKYYPSCSHYGFTAIDRHGAIKGTALTAWRILRCNPWSLGGVDHVPPRKRPRWHEMLRNAWRERKGGPSAAGAPAQGSPESLAAETPSHAQGA from the coding sequence ATGAAGTACCCGCTGCTTGCTCTGATCAAGATCTACCAGTGGACCATCAGTCCGCTGCTCGGTCCGGTGTGCAAGTACTACCCGTCGTGCTCCCATTACGGCTTCACGGCCATCGACCGGCATGGTGCGATCAAGGGCACGGCCCTGACCGCTTGGCGCATCCTGCGGTGCAATCCGTGGTCGCTCGGCGGTGTCGATCATGTTCCGCCGCGTAAGCGTCCGCGGTGGCACGAAATGCTGCGCAACGCCTGGCGCGAACGCAAGGGCGGGCCTTCCGCCGCCGGCGCGCCTGCCCAGGGCTCCCCGGAGAGCCTGGCCGCCGAGACCCCGTCCCATGCTCAAGGAGCTTGA
- the rnpA gene encoding ribonuclease P protein component, giving the protein MLPTEYRLRRREDFATAVRRGRRAGRPLLVVHLRSGSTDPHAPGESVSPPRAGFVVSKAVGGAVVRNAVKRRLRHLMRDRVALLPPGSLVVVRALPPAGDATHAQLARDLDAALERLLGGGAR; this is encoded by the coding sequence GTGCTGCCTACCGAGTATCGGCTGAGGCGGCGCGAAGACTTCGCGACCGCGGTACGCCGAGGACGTAGGGCCGGACGCCCGCTCCTCGTCGTCCATCTACGCAGCGGTTCAACGGACCCGCACGCGCCTGGGGAGAGCGTTTCCCCACCGCGTGCGGGTTTCGTCGTGAGCAAGGCCGTAGGTGGAGCCGTCGTACGGAACGCGGTGAAGCGCAGACTTCGACACCTCATGCGCGACCGAGTGGCCTTGTTGCCCCCAGGTAGCCTGGTAGTCGTACGCGCGTTGCCCCCCGCGGGCGACGCCACCCACGCACAGCTGGCCCGAGACCTGGATGCCGCCCTGGAGCGGCTGCTGGGAGGGGGCGCGCGATGA
- the rpmH gene encoding 50S ribosomal protein L34 yields the protein MSKRTFQPNNRRRAKTHGFRLRMRTRAGRAILANRRGKGRSSLSA from the coding sequence GTGAGCAAGCGCACCTTCCAGCCGAACAACCGTCGTCGCGCCAAGACCCACGGTTTCCGCCTTCGCATGCGGACCCGTGCCGGTCGTGCGATTCTCGCCAACCGTCGTGGCAAGGGTCGCTCCAGCCTGTCCGCCTGA
- the dnaA gene encoding chromosomal replication initiator protein DnaA: MADVPADLAAVWPRVLEQLLGEGRGQGVETKDEHWIRRCQPLALVADTALLAVPNEFAKGVLEGRLAPVVSETLSRECGRPIRIAITVDDSVGEQPAPPVQQHRYEDTEQPSAPAGQGHDTYESRDTYDGYDGYDRRGKDEHSQGQGQGPRGEQPQTPRADPLPTARPAYPDYQRPEPGAWPRPQQDEYSWQQPRLGFPERDPYASPPQQHDYRQQERSPYEQQGYEPERGRYDQQQERSPYEQQKPERPSYEDRGGYEERGGYDQQHDRQPRRDRGEPPRGGGRHSAPDGGPGGRGVPSGAPGPLAAQPAPATGPGEPTARLNPKYLFDTFVIGASNRFAHAAAVAVAEAPAKAYNPLFIYGESGLGKTHLLHAIGHYARSLYPGTRVRYVSSEEFTNEFINSIRDGKGDSFRKRYREMDILLVDDIQFLADKESTQEEFFHTFNTLHNANKQIVLSSDRPPKQLVTLEDRLRNRFEWGLITDVQPPELETRIAILRKKAVQEQLNAPPEVLEFIASRISRNIRELEGALIRVTAFASLNRQPVDLGLTEIVLKDLIPGGEDAAPEITATAIMAATADYFGLTVEDLCGSSRSRVLVTARQIAMYLCRELTDLSLPKIGAQFGGRDHTTVMHADRKIRALMAERRSIYNQVTELTNRIKNG; the protein is encoded by the coding sequence GTGGCTGACGTACCTGCCGATCTTGCCGCAGTGTGGCCACGAGTTCTGGAACAACTCCTCGGGGAAGGCCGCGGGCAGGGCGTCGAGACGAAGGACGAACACTGGATCCGGCGCTGCCAGCCCCTGGCCCTCGTCGCCGACACCGCCCTCCTGGCGGTCCCCAACGAATTCGCGAAGGGCGTACTCGAAGGCCGACTCGCCCCCGTCGTCAGCGAGACCCTCAGCCGCGAGTGCGGCCGCCCCATCCGGATCGCGATCACCGTCGACGACTCCGTGGGGGAGCAGCCCGCCCCGCCGGTCCAGCAGCACCGCTACGAGGACACCGAGCAGCCCTCGGCCCCCGCGGGCCAGGGCCATGACACGTACGAGAGCCGCGACACGTACGACGGCTACGACGGGTACGACCGCCGCGGCAAGGACGAGCACAGCCAGGGCCAGGGACAGGGCCCGCGCGGCGAGCAGCCCCAGACGCCCCGCGCCGACCCGCTCCCCACGGCCCGCCCCGCCTACCCGGACTACCAGCGCCCCGAGCCGGGCGCCTGGCCGCGACCGCAGCAGGACGAGTACAGCTGGCAGCAACCCCGGCTCGGCTTCCCGGAGCGCGACCCGTACGCGTCGCCCCCGCAGCAGCACGACTACCGGCAGCAGGAACGGTCTCCCTACGAGCAGCAGGGGTACGAGCCCGAGCGCGGCCGCTACGACCAGCAGCAGGAGCGCTCCCCCTACGAGCAGCAGAAACCGGAACGGCCCTCCTATGAAGACCGCGGCGGCTACGAGGAGCGCGGCGGCTACGACCAGCAGCACGACCGCCAGCCTCGACGCGACCGCGGAGAGCCCCCGCGCGGTGGTGGGCGCCACAGCGCTCCGGACGGCGGCCCCGGCGGACGCGGCGTGCCCAGCGGCGCCCCCGGTCCGCTCGCCGCACAGCCGGCGCCGGCGACGGGTCCGGGCGAACCGACCGCCCGACTGAACCCCAAGTACCTCTTCGACACGTTCGTCATCGGCGCGTCCAACCGCTTCGCCCACGCGGCCGCGGTCGCCGTCGCCGAAGCACCCGCCAAGGCCTACAACCCCCTCTTCATCTATGGGGAGTCGGGCCTCGGCAAGACCCACCTGCTGCACGCCATCGGGCACTACGCCCGCAGCCTCTACCCCGGCACGCGCGTGCGCTACGTGAGCTCCGAGGAGTTCACCAACGAGTTCATCAACTCCATCCGCGACGGCAAGGGCGACTCCTTCAGGAAGCGCTACCGCGAGATGGACATCCTTCTTGTCGACGACATCCAGTTCCTCGCGGACAAGGAGTCGACGCAGGAGGAGTTCTTCCACACCTTCAACACGCTCCACAACGCGAACAAGCAGATCGTGCTCTCCAGCGACCGGCCGCCCAAGCAGCTGGTGACCCTGGAGGACCGGCTGCGCAACCGCTTCGAGTGGGGCCTCATCACGGACGTCCAGCCGCCCGAGCTGGAGACCCGTATCGCGATCCTTCGCAAGAAGGCCGTGCAGGAGCAGCTCAACGCCCCGCCGGAGGTGCTCGAGTTCATCGCGTCCCGCATCTCGCGCAACATCCGCGAGTTGGAGGGCGCGCTGATCCGCGTCACGGCGTTCGCGTCGCTCAACCGGCAGCCGGTGGACCTCGGCCTGACGGAGATCGTCCTCAAGGACCTGATCCCGGGCGGCGAGGACGCGGCCCCGGAGATCACGGCGACGGCCATCATGGCGGCGACCGCGGACTACTTCGGACTCACCGTCGAGGACCTCTGCGGATCCTCGCGCAGCCGCGTCCTGGTGACGGCCCGCCAGATCGCGATGTACCTCTGCCGCGAGCTCACCGACCTGTCCCTGCCGAAGATCGGCGCGCAGTTCGGCGGCCGCGACCACACGACCGTGATGCACGCGGACCGCAAGATCCGCGCGCTGATGGCCGAGCGGCGCTCCATCTACAACCAGGTCACGGAGCTCACCAACCGCATCAAGAACGGCTGA